The following are encoded in a window of Deltaproteobacteria bacterium genomic DNA:
- a CDS encoding WYL domain-containing protein translates to MIVEVRTQPHKHPVQIAKDLGISLRQFYYDRNELARMGFRFSRAKGQFAILSDPLITISEFPLSEILSLVLAARHLFATQDFSVVRRALNGLYAIVNHMPESQKQLLRPLIQDVIIKDGFGCRPDILEDIIRAVEEKRRIIVRFRHSARERRVALDPFDLCLSRSKLFLDAYCVERKRRSRYRVATMDRIVFTPLYRPENSHAT, encoded by the coding sequence ATGATTGTCGAAGTCAGGACCCAGCCGCACAAGCATCCCGTACAGATCGCCAAAGACCTTGGAATCTCTCTTAGGCAATTCTACTACGACAGAAATGAACTGGCCCGGATGGGATTCCGGTTTTCCAGGGCAAAGGGGCAGTTTGCCATCCTTAGCGACCCCCTGATCACCATAAGCGAGTTCCCGCTGAGCGAGATCTTGTCACTTGTTTTGGCTGCCCGCCATCTGTTTGCCACCCAGGATTTCTCCGTCGTGAGACGCGCCCTTAATGGCCTTTATGCCATTGTCAACCACATGCCGGAATCTCAAAAACAGCTTTTGAGGCCTCTAATCCAGGATGTGATTATCAAAGACGGTTTTGGTTGCAGGCCGGATATTCTCGAAGACATCATTCGTGCAGTGGAAGAGAAAAGACGCATCATAGTCCGTTTTCGGCACAGCGCCCGAGAAAGACGAGTCGCATTGGATCCCTTTGATCTCTGTTTAAGCCGGTCCAAGCTGTTCTTGGATGCTTACTGTGTCGAAAGAAAGAGGCGCTCACGATATCGGGTCGCCACCATGGACAGAATCGTATTCACACCGCTATATAGACCGGAAAATTCTCATGCAACCTGA
- a CDS encoding acetyl-CoA C-acetyltransferase, giving the protein MKEVVIVSAARTAVGAFQGTLSNISATDLGAYAIREAMKRAGISSEDVDEVIMGSVLPCGLGQNPARQALIKAGLEYDVEAFTVNKVCGSGLKSVMLGAQAMMTNDADVIVAGGMENMNLAPYFLKKARTGYRMGDGKLIDGMVHDGLWCHVNDFHMGMSAELCAEKYEVTREDQDEFALNSYNKALKAQSEGVFDQEIFPVEIPQRKGDPISFAKDEVVRPTSMEALAKLAPAFKKNGTVTAGNASKISDGAAAVVLMTREKAEAMNLKPLARVGAQCSVAIDPKYVLIAPIYGIPKLLKKAGLATGDIDIFDINEAFSASSVAITKTLGLDPAKVNMRGGAVALGHPIGASGARVLVTLLYLMKDNDAKRGVASLCLGGGEAVCLLLERD; this is encoded by the coding sequence ATGAAAGAAGTTGTCATTGTGAGTGCGGCGAGAACAGCTGTCGGAGCATTTCAAGGGACCCTGTCGAATATCTCGGCCACTGACCTGGGAGCGTATGCCATTAGAGAAGCCATGAAACGCGCAGGGATCTCTTCAGAAGATGTTGATGAAGTGATCATGGGCAGTGTCCTCCCGTGCGGTCTGGGACAGAATCCGGCCAGACAGGCCTTGATCAAGGCAGGCCTTGAGTATGATGTGGAAGCCTTCACAGTAAACAAGGTTTGTGGTTCGGGTTTAAAGTCCGTCATGCTGGGCGCCCAGGCTATGATGACAAACGATGCGGACGTGATCGTGGCCGGCGGCATGGAAAATATGAATCTTGCGCCCTATTTCTTGAAAAAGGCTCGAACAGGGTATCGCATGGGAGACGGCAAACTGATTGATGGTATGGTGCACGACGGCCTGTGGTGCCACGTCAATGACTTTCACATGGGTATGAGTGCGGAGCTTTGTGCGGAAAAGTATGAGGTTACCCGAGAGGATCAGGATGAATTCGCGCTGAATTCTTACAACAAGGCCTTAAAGGCACAGAGTGAAGGGGTATTTGACCAGGAGATATTTCCTGTAGAGATACCGCAAAGAAAAGGCGATCCAATCTCCTTTGCAAAGGACGAAGTGGTCCGTCCAACCTCCATGGAGGCCTTGGCCAAACTTGCGCCGGCCTTTAAAAAGAACGGCACGGTGACGGCGGGAAATGCCTCCAAGATTAGCGACGGGGCTGCGGCCGTAGTCCTGATGACCAGAGAAAAGGCTGAAGCCATGAACTTGAAACCCCTGGCCCGTGTGGGCGCACAATGCTCCGTGGCCATTGACCCAAAATACGTTCTCATAGCGCCCATCTACGGCATCCCCAAGCTCCTGAAAAAAGCAGGCCTTGCCACTGGCGACATTGACATCTTTGACATCAACGAAGCCTTCTCTGCTTCAAGCGTGGCCATTACCAAGACTTTGGGACTTGATCCTGCCAAGGTGAACATGCGGGGCGGGGCAGTGGCGCTCGGTCATCCTATTGGCGCCAGCGGCGCCAGGGTTCTTGTGACCCTGCTGTATTTGATGAAGGATAACGATGCAAAACGCGGAGTGGCATCACTATGCCTGGGCGGCGGCGAGGCCGTCTGTTTGCTGTTAGAAAGGGATTAA
- a CDS encoding enoyl-CoA hydratase/isomerase family protein, whose translation MSYKMIRLEVSEAIATLTFDRPKALNALSPEVIGEFHKAISEVERMDEVKVLILTGAGRAFVAGADIQVLQGLDPLGAKQFALAGQWALFALEAMDIPVIACVNGFALGGGCEIAMACDFICASEKAKLGQPEINLGLIPGFGGTQRLARLVGKGRAKELCMTGRIITAQEAFAMGLVTRVFPAETLMEETLKIAKAIAEKGLVSLRAVKHVIDNGFDVDLKNGCALEADAFSICFASPDQKEGTTAFLEKRTPKFSGKLV comes from the coding sequence ATGTCTTATAAGATGATTAGACTTGAAGTATCCGAAGCCATTGCAACCCTTACATTTGATCGGCCCAAGGCGCTCAATGCCCTTAGCCCGGAGGTGATCGGAGAATTTCATAAGGCCATTTCCGAGGTTGAGAGGATGGATGAAGTCAAGGTCCTCATATTGACAGGGGCCGGGAGGGCCTTTGTGGCCGGCGCTGACATTCAAGTGTTGCAAGGCCTTGACCCGCTTGGCGCGAAGCAGTTTGCGCTGGCCGGACAATGGGCCCTGTTCGCCCTGGAGGCCATGGATATTCCGGTCATTGCTTGCGTTAATGGCTTTGCCTTGGGAGGTGGTTGCGAAATCGCCATGGCTTGCGATTTTATTTGTGCTTCAGAAAAGGCAAAACTCGGACAGCCGGAAATTAACCTGGGGCTCATACCAGGTTTTGGCGGAACGCAGCGTCTGGCCCGCCTGGTGGGAAAAGGACGGGCAAAGGAACTCTGCATGACAGGGCGCATCATCACTGCCCAGGAAGCCTTTGCCATGGGCCTGGTTACAAGGGTATTTCCAGCAGAAACCCTGATGGAAGAGACGCTTAAGATAGCAAAGGCGATAGCAGAAAAAGGTCTTGTGTCTCTCAGGGCCGTTAAGCATGTTATTGACAACGGATTTGACGTGGACCTAAAAAACGGGTGTGCCCTGGAAGCAGACGCATTTTCCATCTGTTTTGCCAGCCCCGACCAAAAGGAGGGAACCACTGCCTTTCTGGAAAAACGAACGCCCAAGTTTTCGGGAAAGCTGGTGTGA
- a CDS encoding acyl-CoA dehydrogenase — MNFELTEEQKMIRDMCRRFAENEIKPVAARLDDKKEHPVELCQKMGELGLMGIAIPDEYGGAAMDYVSYMLAVIEISKACASTGVIMSVNNSLYCFPINTFGSDEQKRNYLTPVASGKAIGCYALTEAGAGSDPASLRTTAELDGDTWVINGEKKFITSGNVADYCVLAAMTDKQKGYKGISSFVVDLKNTPGFSVGRVEDKMGIKASGTAEMVFTDARIPRENIIGEAGAGLRQMLTTLDAGRLGIGAQAVGIGRAVLEEALEYSKVREQFGKPISRFQAIQWKLADMATEMDAAELLLLRAAWLQDQGKPFEKESAMAKMYASDIAMRAAVEGVQILGGYGYCKEFPMERHMRDAKICQIYEGTNEIMRLVIARNLLKQTKKK; from the coding sequence ATGAATTTTGAGCTGACCGAAGAGCAGAAAATGATCAGGGACATGTGCCGGCGTTTTGCAGAAAATGAAATCAAACCTGTGGCCGCCCGACTTGATGACAAAAAAGAACATCCGGTTGAATTATGCCAGAAGATGGGAGAATTGGGCCTCATGGGAATTGCCATTCCGGATGAGTATGGCGGGGCCGCGATGGACTATGTCTCTTACATGTTGGCTGTTATTGAAATATCTAAGGCTTGTGCATCTACCGGCGTGATCATGTCGGTGAATAATTCCCTGTACTGTTTTCCCATCAACACCTTTGGCAGCGACGAGCAGAAGCGCAATTATCTCACGCCAGTGGCCAGTGGCAAGGCGATCGGTTGCTACGCCCTGACCGAAGCGGGGGCCGGCTCAGACCCGGCTTCCTTGCGAACCACTGCGGAGCTTGACGGAGACACCTGGGTCATCAATGGAGAAAAGAAATTCATCACCAGCGGCAATGTAGCGGATTATTGCGTCCTGGCCGCAATGACAGACAAGCAAAAAGGATACAAGGGGATCAGTTCTTTTGTTGTTGACTTGAAAAATACCCCTGGTTTTTCAGTGGGCCGCGTGGAAGACAAGATGGGAATCAAGGCCTCCGGCACTGCAGAAATGGTTTTTACTGACGCCCGTATCCCCAGAGAGAATATCATCGGAGAAGCTGGGGCGGGCCTGAGGCAGATGCTGACGACTCTTGATGCAGGCCGTCTCGGAATCGGGGCGCAAGCAGTGGGGATCGGCCGGGCAGTCCTGGAAGAGGCCCTTGAATATTCAAAGGTGCGCGAACAGTTCGGAAAACCGATCAGCAGATTTCAGGCAATTCAGTGGAAACTCGCAGACATGGCCACCGAGATGGATGCAGCTGAACTCCTGCTTCTAAGGGCCGCCTGGTTGCAGGATCAAGGCAAGCCCTTTGAAAAGGAGTCTGCCATGGCCAAAATGTATGCCTCAGACATTGCTATGCGGGCTGCTGTGGAAGGAGTTCAGATACTTGGCGGATACGGCTACTGCAAGGAGTTTCCCATGGAACGTCATATGCGCGATGCCAAGATTTGCCAGATCTATGAGGGAACCAATGAGATCATGAGGTTGGTTATAGCGCGGAATCTCTTGAAACAGACAAAAAAGAAGTAA
- a CDS encoding cob(I)yrinic acid a,c-diamide adenosyltransferase, whose amino-acid sequence MELEKGLIQVYTGDGKGKTTAALGLALRALGQGLKVIMIQFLKGDSRTGELAMGRRLFPDLEIKPMGRKGFVGPEGPGPEDLSLAEAALEEARRVLDKRLCNLLILDEINVAVSMGLVPEDAVLDLMNTKPNDVELVLTGREAPSSFIQRADLVTTMQCIKHYFNQGQAARVGIEL is encoded by the coding sequence GTGGAACTCGAAAAGGGGCTCATACAGGTCTACACAGGCGACGGAAAAGGCAAAACCACGGCAGCTCTGGGTCTTGCCCTTCGCGCCCTGGGCCAGGGGCTGAAGGTCATTATGATTCAGTTCTTGAAAGGAGACAGCCGGACCGGTGAATTGGCCATGGGCAGGCGCCTCTTTCCTGATCTCGAGATCAAGCCTATGGGGAGAAAGGGTTTTGTTGGCCCGGAGGGCCCTGGGCCAGAGGACCTGAGCCTGGCAGAAGCTGCCCTCGAGGAAGCCAGGAGGGTTCTGGACAAAAGGCTTTGCAATCTCCTCATCCTGGATGAGATTAATGTGGCGGTCTCCATGGGTCTGGTTCCCGAAGATGCCGTGTTGGATCTCATGAATACCAAACCAAATGATGTTGAGCTGGTCCTTACAGGCCGAGAGGCTCCCTCATCATTCATTCAAAGGGCCGACTTGGTGACTACAATGCAATGCATCAAGCATTATTTCAACCAGGGACAGGCGGCTCGGGTTGGTATAGAGCTTTGA
- a CDS encoding methylmalonyl-CoA mutase family protein — MNALFKLDEVGKIKLGKKAWQEQLQKKPAGLRSGKETFTTVSGKEIEPLYTPVDINDFDYTDKLGFPGQYPFTRGVQASMYRGKPWTMRMFAGLGSAEETNERFHYLVSQGQTGLSTAFDMPTLMGYDTDDPKASGECGKCGVAIDTLKDMEILFDGLPVDKLTASMTINPPAPVLWAMYIATAEKRGIPREKLGGTIQNDMLKEFIAQKTFMCPPEASMRLIVDTIEFGTLEVPRWNTISISGYHIREAGSTAVQELAFTLADGIAYVQAAIERGLDVDAFAPRLSFFFNAHVDFFEEIAKYRAARRMWADIMKNRFKAKSERSLWLRFHTQTAGCSLTAQQPFNNVVRTTVEALAAVLGGTQSLHTNSFDEVLAIPTEEAATIALRTQQILAEETGVANTIDPLGGSYFVESLTDQMERAACEYINKIDDKGGMLKAIERNYPQMEIADAAYSFQRDFDEQKKIMVGVNKYVIDEEIPVDIYQTDEALEDRQLARTNEVKNNRDQKRVKQCLERLGEACTGKDNVMPCLIEAASAYATLQEMCDVFRKVFGIYRDPGTF, encoded by the coding sequence ATGAACGCACTGTTTAAGCTAGATGAAGTCGGCAAGATAAAGTTGGGCAAAAAGGCCTGGCAGGAGCAACTTCAAAAAAAGCCGGCAGGCCTCCGGTCAGGCAAGGAGACCTTTACCACAGTTTCAGGAAAGGAGATAGAACCACTATACACGCCGGTTGACATAAACGACTTTGACTATACGGACAAGCTGGGTTTCCCGGGGCAGTATCCTTTTACCAGAGGTGTACAGGCCTCCATGTATCGGGGCAAACCGTGGACCATGAGGATGTTTGCGGGCCTTGGAAGCGCGGAGGAAACCAACGAACGGTTTCATTATCTGGTCAGCCAGGGGCAGACCGGGCTCTCCACGGCCTTCGACATGCCAACACTCATGGGCTATGACACCGACGACCCCAAAGCCAGCGGAGAATGCGGAAAGTGCGGTGTGGCCATCGACACCTTGAAAGACATGGAAATCCTCTTTGATGGACTGCCTGTAGACAAACTCACCGCTTCCATGACGATCAACCCCCCGGCTCCGGTCCTGTGGGCCATGTATATTGCCACGGCAGAAAAAAGGGGGATTCCCAGGGAAAAACTGGGCGGAACCATTCAGAATGATATGCTAAAGGAATTTATTGCCCAGAAGACCTTTATGTGCCCGCCTGAGGCCTCCATGCGCCTTATTGTTGACACTATTGAGTTTGGAACCCTGGAGGTTCCCAGGTGGAACACCATAAGCATAAGCGGTTATCACATCCGCGAAGCAGGTTCTACGGCCGTGCAGGAACTCGCCTTCACCCTGGCCGACGGTATCGCCTACGTCCAAGCGGCGATTGAGCGTGGCCTTGATGTGGATGCCTTTGCCCCTCGCCTCTCATTTTTTTTCAATGCACATGTTGATTTTTTCGAAGAGATCGCCAAATACCGGGCCGCCCGCAGGATGTGGGCAGACATTATGAAAAATCGGTTCAAGGCAAAATCAGAACGTTCCTTGTGGCTCCGTTTCCATACGCAGACAGCAGGCTGCAGCCTGACGGCTCAACAGCCTTTCAACAACGTAGTTCGAACCACTGTGGAAGCGCTGGCTGCCGTGCTGGGTGGCACTCAGTCTCTTCATACCAATTCCTTTGACGAGGTCCTTGCCATTCCCACGGAAGAGGCCGCAACGATTGCCTTGCGAACCCAGCAGATCCTGGCTGAGGAGACGGGTGTGGCCAATACCATAGATCCGCTTGGCGGGTCTTACTTTGTGGAGTCCTTAACCGATCAGATGGAGCGGGCCGCCTGCGAATACATAAACAAGATTGACGATAAGGGCGGTATGTTGAAGGCCATCGAAAGAAACTATCCCCAGATGGAAATCGCAGATGCCGCTTACAGCTTTCAACGGGATTTTGACGAACAGAAAAAGATTATGGTAGGTGTTAACAAGTATGTAATCGACGAGGAAATTCCGGTTGATATCTACCAGACTGACGAGGCCCTGGAAGATCGTCAGCTTGCCCGGACAAATGAAGTCAAGAACAACCGAGACCAGAAAAGGGTCAAGCAATGTTTGGAGCGACTTGGGGAGGCGTGCACCGGCAAGGACAATGTTATGCCTTGCCTCATTGAGGCCGCATCAGCCTATGCGACCTTGCAGGAAATGTGTGATGTTTTCAGGAAGGTATTTGGCATTTATAGAGACCCAGGAACTTTCTAG
- a CDS encoding cobalamin B12-binding domain-containing protein yields the protein MARKIRILVAKPGLDGHDRGARIIARAFRDAGFEVIYTGLHQTPEQIVSAAIQEDVDLIGLSSLAAAHLYLFQKVIDLLKSQGADDIMLVGGGIIPEKDVDKLKAMGVREIFPPGSSLEAIVDWVHKNVKPR from the coding sequence ATGGCACGCAAAATCAGAATACTCGTAGCAAAACCCGGCCTCGACGGCCATGACAGGGGTGCGCGCATTATTGCCAGGGCATTTCGAGACGCGGGTTTTGAGGTCATCTATACGGGTCTTCATCAAACACCCGAGCAGATTGTCAGCGCCGCCATCCAGGAAGATGTGGACTTGATTGGTCTGAGCAGCCTGGCCGCCGCTCATCTCTATCTGTTTCAGAAGGTCATCGATCTGCTGAAGAGCCAGGGGGCGGATGATATCATGCTGGTGGGCGGTGGTATCATTCCGGAAAAAGACGTAGACAAACTCAAGGCCATGGGCGTTCGAGAGATCTTCCCTCCTGGCAGTTCCCTTGAGGCTATTGTGGACTGGGTTCACAAGAATGTAAAGCCTCGGTAG
- a CDS encoding ExsB family transcriptional regulator, with product MIKEITAQDLNIERFINEKVKEIKAVVGDGMAINALSGGVDSSTVTMLGHRALGSRLKTLFIENGLMREGESEQVTGFFRKLGVTVEVVDARKEFFAALKKITDPEEKREAITQTFYRNVFGGIVKESGAKYLLQGTILTDIDETVAGIKRQHNVFEQLGIDPEEAFGYRIIEPLIQLRKDGVRKIGKALGLPAELFERIPFPGPALSARVIGEVTPERIETVRKATIVVERSLKGIGAFQYMAILHEDRVTGMRDGKRDFGQQIEVRCWDSVDARTATPTRVSFEILEKVAREIVREVPGIVSVTYNITPKPPSTIEAI from the coding sequence ATGATTAAGGAGATCACCGCGCAGGATCTTAACATCGAGCGCTTCATCAATGAGAAGGTCAAAGAGATCAAGGCGGTTGTTGGCGACGGAATGGCGATCAACGCCCTCTCGGGAGGCGTCGATTCGTCTACGGTCACGATGCTCGGTCATCGAGCCTTGGGGAGCCGTCTTAAGACCCTCTTCATCGAAAACGGGCTCATGCGCGAGGGAGAGTCCGAACAGGTCACGGGTTTTTTTCGAAAGCTCGGCGTCACGGTCGAAGTAGTCGATGCGCGCAAAGAGTTCTTCGCGGCGCTCAAGAAAATCACGGACCCGGAAGAGAAGCGCGAGGCCATTACCCAGACCTTCTACCGAAACGTATTCGGAGGGATCGTCAAGGAAAGTGGAGCTAAGTACCTTCTCCAGGGAACTATCCTGACCGATATAGACGAGACCGTCGCGGGGATCAAGCGGCAGCACAATGTCTTCGAGCAGCTCGGGATCGATCCGGAGGAGGCTTTCGGCTACCGCATCATCGAGCCACTCATTCAGCTTCGCAAGGACGGCGTCAGAAAGATCGGCAAAGCCCTCGGGCTTCCTGCCGAGCTATTCGAGCGCATTCCGTTCCCGGGGCCGGCGCTCTCGGCACGCGTGATAGGCGAGGTGACCCCGGAACGTATCGAGACGGTTCGAAAGGCAACAATCGTTGTCGAGCGATCGCTCAAGGGCATCGGTGCATTTCAGTACATGGCAATCCTTCATGAAGACCGCGTGACCGGCATGCGCGACGGGAAGCGCGATTTCGGTCAGCAGATCGAGGTACGCTGCTGGGACAGCGTCGACGCGCGGACCGCAACACCGACGCGGGTCTCGTTCGAAATCCTTGAGAAGGTCGCTCGGGAGATCGTCCGAGAGGTGCCTGGCATCGTCAGCGTCACGTACAACATAACGCCGAAGCCCCCCTCTACGATTGAAGCAATTTGA
- a CDS encoding 6-phosphofructokinase, with protein MPVEETISIEDLLKKREVQEAISNINKELIERREYVPPKCNVFSFLYSALEESQQYEFFVDQEARRQLPKIIDNKVQTVVGLESPEASFKERYCKKRNIGIVFSGGPAPGGHNVIAGLYDAAKKTNPETKIYGFLLGPDGIIENEAVELTGSLVDAYRNLGGFSMIKTGRAKIDTKEKMALSRETCKRLELDAIVIVGGDDSNTNAAFLAQEMFEDGVQVIGVPKTIDGDIQVRDANGNVLCAMSFGFHTAARAFAKEISNLYTDSTSDVKYWHICKVMGRVASHLALEVVLQTHANITLIGEDLADYVDNRRIEKAEKEGKIDYTAYGMTLRHLSRVLCEGIVKRAAVGKNYGVIVIPEGVLEFINEIQIFIIKLNSIIAEYNDVHDTDFHSDFPLLGDKLEYLRKLARRSREDSSFTIWTTRDDDLFDDIPAFFQEGLLTERDSHGNFQFSQVETDKVIMGLVKDYLKILREEGIYKIGIERSYYEKNLEKEGLDPDYFGPMVFDNYSDDAQFLMAKASIISARRLKRALIKEGAIKEDEKIPAPVEKIFKKSVPKFKTQVHFYGYDGRGSDPTRFDCIYTYNLGLTVFSLIANGSTGQMAAIRNLEKDFSEWEPIGIPIAPLMHLEERKGKLALVLEKSVVDVNSPAFRVVKAFRDKWLGAIPEEDNYRRPGPIRFAGKSEEERPITLLLNALGSSR; from the coding sequence GATCAAGAAGCAAGAAGGCAACTGCCAAAGATCATAGATAACAAGGTCCAGACCGTTGTGGGCCTTGAATCCCCTGAGGCATCCTTTAAGGAGAGGTACTGCAAGAAGCGCAATATCGGTATTGTGTTTTCAGGGGGGCCTGCCCCCGGAGGTCACAATGTGATAGCGGGTCTTTATGATGCTGCTAAGAAAACCAATCCTGAAACCAAGATATATGGTTTCCTCCTCGGACCGGACGGTATAATTGAAAATGAAGCCGTCGAACTGACCGGGAGTCTTGTTGATGCTTACAGAAATCTTGGAGGTTTCAGCATGATCAAGACTGGCCGCGCGAAAATAGATACAAAAGAAAAGATGGCCCTTTCAAGGGAGACGTGCAAGAGACTTGAGCTGGATGCCATCGTAATAGTCGGGGGTGATGATTCAAATACGAATGCAGCATTTCTGGCACAAGAGATGTTTGAAGATGGTGTTCAGGTCATAGGAGTCCCCAAAACGATTGATGGCGACATACAGGTAAGAGATGCAAATGGAAATGTTTTGTGCGCCATGTCCTTTGGCTTTCATACGGCTGCCCGGGCTTTTGCCAAGGAGATAAGCAACTTATATACAGACAGCACTTCTGATGTCAAATACTGGCATATTTGCAAGGTTATGGGAAGAGTTGCAAGTCATCTGGCCCTTGAAGTCGTCTTGCAGACGCATGCAAATATTACCCTTATTGGCGAGGATCTCGCCGACTATGTGGACAATAGGAGAATTGAGAAAGCAGAAAAAGAGGGGAAAATAGACTATACTGCCTATGGCATGACCTTGCGGCATCTTTCCCGGGTGCTTTGTGAAGGCATTGTGAAGAGGGCCGCTGTCGGGAAAAACTATGGGGTTATTGTCATACCGGAAGGCGTCCTGGAATTTATCAATGAGATACAGATCTTTATAATAAAGCTGAATTCCATTATCGCAGAATATAACGATGTGCACGATACGGATTTCCACTCGGATTTCCCGCTTCTTGGCGATAAACTGGAATACCTGCGGAAACTTGCCAGGCGTTCACGGGAAGATAGTTCTTTTACCATTTGGACTACACGGGACGATGACCTCTTCGATGACATCCCTGCGTTTTTCCAGGAAGGGCTCCTTACGGAAAGGGACAGCCACGGGAATTTCCAGTTTTCCCAAGTCGAGACCGACAAGGTCATCATGGGGCTGGTGAAAGACTACCTGAAGATCTTAAGGGAAGAGGGAATTTATAAAATAGGAATCGAAAGATCCTATTACGAAAAAAACCTTGAAAAAGAAGGGCTTGACCCCGACTATTTTGGTCCTATGGTGTTTGACAACTATTCTGATGATGCCCAATTTCTGATGGCCAAAGCATCCATCATATCAGCAAGAAGGCTCAAACGCGCCCTAATAAAGGAGGGCGCTATTAAGGAAGATGAAAAAATCCCTGCTCCAGTTGAGAAAATTTTTAAGAAATCCGTTCCCAAGTTCAAGACCCAGGTCCATTTTTACGGTTATGACGGCAGGGGGAGCGATCCAACCAGATTTGACTGCATTTATACCTATAACCTGGGATTAACCGTTTTTAGCCTGATAGCCAATGGTTCAACCGGTCAGATGGCAGCCATAAGGAATCTGGAAAAGGATTTTTCCGAGTGGGAACCGATCGGGATTCCCATTGCTCCTCTTATGCACCTTGAAGAAAGAAAAGGAAAGCTGGCGCTCGTATTGGAAAAAAGCGTGGTGGACGTAAATTCTCCGGCCTTCAGAGTCGTAAAGGCCTTTAGAGATAAGTGGCTCGGGGCAATACCCGAAGAGGATAATTACAGACGGCCCGGCCCGATCAGGTTTGCAGGTAAAAGCGAAGAAGAAAGGCCGATAACGCTCCTCTTGAACGCACTGGGAAGCAGCAGATAG